A genomic segment from Desulfonatronum lacustre DSM 10312 encodes:
- the fliO gene encoding flagellar biosynthetic protein FliO: MPDPVEPSVAAPTWDFGFAALKMVGGLFLVLALLFVVLHLLKRYGHKAGLTRQLPADLKLVGQMALGPRKSVVVVRYLNKDMVLGVTDTSITLLTETHHDHQQADFSKHLEQSRTTGG; encoded by the coding sequence TTGCCTGATCCAGTCGAACCGTCCGTCGCGGCCCCGACCTGGGACTTCGGCTTCGCGGCGTTGAAAATGGTCGGGGGCCTGTTTCTGGTCCTGGCCCTGCTGTTCGTGGTTCTCCACCTGCTTAAACGGTACGGGCACAAGGCCGGGTTGACCCGCCAGCTTCCAGCGGACCTCAAGCTGGTGGGCCAGATGGCCCTGGGGCCGCGCAAGAGCGTGGTGGTGGTCCGGTATTTGAATAAGGACATGGTGCTGGGAGTGACCGATACTTCCATAACGCTGCTCACGGAGACGCACCATGACCACCAACAAGCCGACTTTTCCAAGCATCTGGAGCAATCCAGGACCACAGGCGGTTAG
- the fliN gene encoding flagellar motor switch protein FliN, whose protein sequence is MSDESMDQDKLAEEWAKALEDMDEGGEPEDPFEAATKAAAQAGKESESQEDMADEWAKALAMEEETQLKKEKQQKSFAAKTEDPKFKDLTSDAKSPKEKTKRDLDFILDIPLDVSAELGRTKLLINELLQLGQGSVVELNKLAGEPLEIFVNGKLVARGEAVVINEKFGVRLTDIISPIERVKQLA, encoded by the coding sequence ATGAGCGACGAGTCAATGGACCAGGATAAACTGGCTGAAGAGTGGGCCAAGGCCCTGGAAGATATGGACGAGGGCGGAGAGCCGGAAGATCCGTTCGAGGCGGCCACCAAAGCCGCCGCCCAGGCCGGGAAAGAAAGTGAAAGCCAGGAGGATATGGCGGACGAATGGGCCAAGGCCCTGGCCATGGAAGAGGAGACCCAGCTGAAGAAGGAGAAACAGCAGAAGTCCTTCGCTGCCAAGACCGAGGATCCCAAGTTCAAGGATTTGACGTCGGACGCCAAGAGCCCCAAGGAGAAGACCAAGCGGGACCTGGACTTCATCCTGGACATCCCGCTGGATGTTTCCGCCGAACTGGGGCGGACCAAGCTGTTGATCAACGAGCTGCTCCAACTCGGGCAGGGTTCCGTGGTGGAGTTGAACAAGCTGGCCGGCGAACCTTTGGAAATTTTCGTCAACGGCAAGCTGGTGGCCCGGGGCGAGGCCGTGGTGATCAACGAAAAATTCGGGGTGCGATTGACGGACATCATCAGCCCCATCGAGAGGGTGAAACAACTTGCCTGA
- the fliM gene encoding flagellar motor switch protein FliM: MNKILSQDEVDSLLRGLTGGELETESADVDDDTGVISFDLANQDRIIRGRMPVMEIVNDRFARLSSNALANTMRKKVDVNPVSIDMSKFGDFMRSLPVPTSINIFKIEPLRGNAILVVDTRLVFALVENFFGGQGTQPKIEGRDFTPIEQSVIERVVKLFLNAMEQAWTPVHDVRIELQRMEINPQFASIVPPSDVVVVISMEVELENAIGSLVFCLPYSTIEPIRSKLYASFQSERLEVDHAWLSRFKERMMEIPVELVVPLGRTSITGRQLLNLDIGDILLLDTDTDQHLEVKIHGVDKFYCQPGFVKANRAIQVVKEAEVRY; encoded by the coding sequence ATGAACAAAATACTGTCCCAGGACGAAGTCGACTCTCTCTTGCGAGGGCTGACCGGCGGGGAACTCGAGACCGAATCCGCGGATGTCGACGATGATACGGGGGTCATCTCTTTTGACCTGGCCAATCAGGACCGAATTATCCGCGGGCGAATGCCGGTAATGGAGATCGTCAACGATCGTTTCGCCCGCTTGTCTTCCAATGCTTTGGCCAACACCATGCGCAAGAAGGTCGACGTCAACCCGGTGTCCATCGATATGTCCAAGTTCGGGGACTTCATGCGCTCCTTGCCCGTTCCCACGAGCATTAACATTTTCAAGATCGAGCCCTTGCGCGGTAATGCCATTCTGGTCGTGGACACCAGATTGGTTTTCGCCCTGGTGGAGAATTTTTTCGGCGGGCAAGGCACCCAGCCCAAGATCGAAGGCCGAGACTTCACCCCCATTGAGCAGTCGGTGATCGAGCGGGTCGTCAAGCTTTTTCTCAACGCCATGGAACAGGCCTGGACCCCGGTGCATGATGTACGCATTGAGCTTCAGCGCATGGAAATCAACCCCCAGTTCGCCAGCATTGTGCCGCCCAGCGACGTAGTCGTCGTGATTTCCATGGAAGTGGAACTGGAGAACGCCATCGGCTCCCTGGTGTTTTGCCTGCCGTACTCGACCATTGAGCCGATCCGTTCCAAGCTCTATGCTTCCTTCCAGTCCGAGCGACTGGAGGTGGATCACGCTTGGCTTTCCCGGTTTAAGGAACGAATGATGGAAATCCCGGTGGAACTGGTGGTTCCTCTGGGCCGGACTTCCATCACCGGACGGCAGTTGCTGAATCTGGATATCGGTGACATTTTGTTGTTGGATACGGACACGGACCAGCATTTGGAAGTGAAAATTCACGGAGTGGACAAGTTCTATTGCCAGCCCGGCTTCGTCAAGGCGAACAGGGCGATCCAGGTGGTCAAGGAAGCGGAAGTTCGATACTGA
- a CDS encoding flagellar basal body-associated FliL family protein — protein MAKKDALPVDEEKKKGAKVKWIVLLLVLLLLAGGGGAAYWFLMGPGAVSEDGALEQEGDQAGLQGARTEFVPEIVTLDTFVVNLADPLGRRFLRMTLDVEVLNRAAIADVQRNNSRIRDAVILLLAGKSFADLASMEGKITLKNQIVERLNQIVGGGRVTNVYFTEFVVQ, from the coding sequence ATGGCGAAAAAAGATGCTCTTCCGGTGGACGAGGAAAAGAAAAAGGGAGCGAAGGTGAAGTGGATCGTTTTGCTGCTGGTTTTGCTGCTGCTGGCCGGTGGCGGGGGAGCTGCCTACTGGTTTTTGATGGGACCCGGAGCCGTTTCCGAGGACGGTGCCCTGGAACAGGAAGGGGATCAAGCAGGCCTGCAGGGGGCTCGGACGGAATTCGTTCCGGAGATCGTGACCCTGGATACGTTCGTCGTCAACCTGGCTGATCCGCTGGGCAGGCGGTTCCTGCGCATGACCCTGGACGTGGAAGTGCTGAACAGGGCCGCCATCGCCGACGTGCAACGCAATAACTCCCGGATTCGTGACGCGGTGATTCTCCTGTTGGCCGGCAAGTCCTTCGCCGACCTGGCCAGCATGGAAGGAAAAATCACCTTGAAAAACCAGATCGTGGAGCGACTGAACCAGATCGTCGGGGGCGGCAGGGTGACCAACGTGTATTTCACGGAGTTCGTGGTCCAGTGA
- a CDS encoding OmpA/MotB family protein, which translates to MGKKKKKGGGVSVDPMGWLITFSDLITLLLTFFVLLLSMSSMDRQVVMDAATFFRGDMGVLSKQTAGRIPTRVEEVMKLLERPWEFRDSEQRIRDLLFPDDVLPREIPRSTLDENLKLLERPEGVAILLTDELLFPLGGHELTDPAKRLLEVLAPLVLYVHNVVNVSGHTDSLPGRTMDNDTLSALRAMAVLEVLLLSGVPDAKLSVSAYAERMPVGDNRIPEGRALNRRVEILFKNAL; encoded by the coding sequence GTGGGCAAAAAGAAGAAAAAGGGCGGCGGGGTCAGCGTCGATCCCATGGGTTGGCTGATCACGTTTTCCGACCTGATCACCCTGCTCTTGACCTTTTTCGTCCTGCTGCTCAGCATGTCCTCCATGGATCGACAGGTGGTCATGGATGCCGCGACCTTTTTCAGAGGGGATATGGGCGTTCTTTCCAAACAGACGGCCGGACGGATTCCCACTAGGGTGGAAGAGGTGATGAAGCTTTTGGAACGTCCCTGGGAGTTCCGGGACAGTGAACAGCGCATCCGCGACCTGCTTTTTCCGGACGATGTCCTGCCGCGGGAAATTCCAAGATCCACGTTGGATGAGAATTTGAAACTTCTGGAACGTCCCGAGGGAGTGGCCATTCTGCTGACGGACGAATTGCTTTTCCCCTTGGGTGGCCATGAATTGACCGATCCGGCCAAAAGGCTTTTGGAAGTACTGGCCCCGTTGGTTCTGTACGTGCACAATGTCGTCAATGTTTCCGGGCACACGGACAGTTTGCCGGGGAGAACCATGGACAACGACACCCTGTCCGCCCTGCGGGCCATGGCCGTGCTGGAAGTTTTGCTGCTTTCCGGGGTTCCGGATGCCAAACTGTCCGTTTCCGCCTACGCCGAGCGCATGCCGGTGGGGGATAATCGGATCCCGGAAGGACGGGCCTTGAATCGCCGGGTGGAAATTCTCTTCAAGAACGCATTGTAA
- a CDS encoding OmpA/MotB family protein: MGKKREKKKAAPQTPGWLLTFTGLMILIMAFFVYLVTNASLMDERRIRLALGSLLGTFGMTQAKPDVLGVQESLESAHPGPIPPDRDLAALKELLWDDIEEDLQFVSNRFVQIFSVNTAVLFPSGETDLSPGGRAFLRQVVPVLRVVEAPVQIAGHTSVLRDEFEAIYQTAMSDEVPDPSWTLSLFRAMSVYRFLLEQGVPVENLRMEGLGRFQPRESPQTPQGRRANRRVDFILDRRNETWTPRLARPDASTMPEEYIYRDFIFRFPDAPDNSPRP, from the coding sequence ATGGGCAAGAAGCGGGAAAAAAAGAAGGCCGCACCGCAAACTCCCGGTTGGCTGCTGACCTTCACGGGTTTGATGATCCTGATCATGGCATTTTTCGTCTACCTGGTGACCAACGCCTCCTTGATGGATGAGCGCAGGATTCGACTGGCTCTCGGTTCGTTACTGGGCACGTTCGGGATGACTCAGGCCAAGCCGGACGTCCTGGGCGTCCAGGAAAGTTTGGAATCCGCCCATCCCGGGCCGATTCCCCCGGATCGGGATCTGGCCGCGCTCAAGGAACTGCTCTGGGACGACATCGAGGAGGACTTGCAGTTCGTCAGCAACCGGTTCGTGCAGATTTTCAGCGTGAATACGGCGGTCTTGTTTCCCTCCGGAGAAACGGACCTATCGCCCGGGGGCAGAGCGTTTTTGCGACAGGTGGTTCCGGTGCTGCGCGTGGTCGAGGCTCCCGTGCAGATCGCCGGGCATACCTCGGTGTTGCGGGATGAGTTCGAGGCGATCTACCAGACGGCGATGTCTGACGAAGTTCCGGATCCTTCCTGGACCTTGTCCTTGTTCCGGGCGATGAGCGTGTACCGTTTTCTTTTGGAGCAAGGCGTTCCCGTGGAAAACCTGCGCATGGAAGGACTGGGGCGGTTCCAGCCGCGGGAAAGCCCGCAAACGCCGCAAGGACGTCGCGCCAACAGAAGGGTGGACTTTATTCTGGATCGACGCAACGAAACCTGGACGCCGCGCTTGGCCCGACCGGATGCGAGCACCATGCCGGAGGAATATATTTACAGGGACTTTATTTTCCGGTTTCCCGATGCGCCGGACAACTCCCCGCGACCTTAG
- a CDS encoding motility protein A, translating into MDLATIIGVVLSFGLVISAIMMGSSLFVFVSIPSLLIVVGGTIGATLVHYPLGHILGVTGVVKNCFFNQLPKPGDTIGQFLDYANRARKEGILSLEPLLKEIDDAYLRKAMQLTVDGVEPQMIQDIMETEIAYLQERHETGADIFAAMGMYAPALGMIGTVIGLVQMLQSMDDPSAIGPAMAVALITTFYGAVLANLVFNPLSGKLKTRSKEEVLLRELALEGILSISRGENPRIIEEKLNGFLPPKVRTQSD; encoded by the coding sequence ATGGATCTGGCGACGATCATCGGGGTAGTGCTTTCTTTTGGGCTGGTTATTTCCGCGATCATGATGGGCAGCAGCCTGTTCGTGTTCGTGTCGATTCCTTCGCTCCTGATCGTGGTCGGCGGGACCATCGGGGCGACCCTGGTCCACTACCCGCTGGGCCATATTCTCGGCGTGACCGGCGTGGTCAAGAACTGCTTTTTCAATCAATTGCCCAAGCCCGGCGACACCATCGGCCAGTTTCTGGACTATGCCAACCGGGCGCGCAAGGAGGGGATTCTTTCCCTGGAGCCCCTGCTCAAGGAGATCGACGACGCTTATCTCCGCAAGGCCATGCAGCTCACGGTGGACGGGGTGGAGCCGCAGATGATTCAGGACATCATGGAAACGGAAATCGCCTACCTGCAGGAACGCCATGAGACCGGGGCGGACATTTTCGCGGCCATGGGCATGTACGCGCCGGCCCTGGGGATGATCGGCACGGTCATCGGGCTGGTCCAGATGCTGCAAAGCATGGACGACCCGTCGGCCATCGGGCCGGCCATGGCCGTGGCCTTGATCACCACGTTCTACGGCGCGGTTTTGGCCAACCTGGTCTTCAACCCTCTTTCCGGCAAACTGAAAACCCGCAGCAAAGAGGAAGTGCTGCTCCGGGAATTGGCCCTGGAGGGCATTTTGTCCATTTCCCGAGGAGAAAACCCCAGGATCATCGAAGAAAAATTGAACGGTTTTCTGCCTCCCAAAGTGCGCACCCAGTCGGACTGA
- a CDS encoding YggS family pyridoxal phosphate-dependent enzyme translates to MNVTTGLDAHESEECAADLHERYARTRRMVAELAVRHGRKPEEVRIVAVSKYQPAAAVATLAEAGQRDFGENYVQEALAKQREIRRPDLRWHFLGRLQRNKAKYLPGNFILFHGLDNAVLALDLHERFQAKSQVLDVLIQVNLGDERQKGGIAPEELSNLVEHVGGLSGLALRGLMALPPFELDLAHKQRLFSELRKLRDAVRRQTGLALPELSMGTTDDFPQAIAEGATMVRIGTRIFGERPTRVAS, encoded by the coding sequence ATGAATGTGACGACGGGATTGGATGCCCATGAGAGCGAGGAGTGTGCGGCGGATTTGCATGAGCGGTATGCGCGAACCCGGCGAATGGTCGCCGAACTCGCCGTCCGCCATGGCCGAAAACCGGAGGAGGTCCGGATCGTCGCCGTGTCCAAGTATCAGCCCGCGGCTGCCGTGGCGACCCTGGCCGAAGCGGGGCAGCGCGACTTCGGCGAAAACTACGTCCAAGAGGCCCTGGCCAAGCAGCGGGAAATCCGTCGTCCGGATTTGCGATGGCACTTTTTGGGCAGGTTGCAACGCAATAAGGCCAAGTACCTGCCCGGAAACTTTATTCTGTTTCATGGTCTCGACAATGCGGTGTTGGCTTTGGATTTGCATGAAAGATTTCAAGCCAAAAGCCAAGTGCTGGATGTCCTTATTCAGGTGAACCTCGGAGACGAGCGGCAAAAAGGCGGGATAGCTCCGGAAGAGCTTTCGAACCTGGTGGAGCATGTCGGCGGGTTGTCCGGATTGGCTTTGCGCGGCTTGATGGCACTGCCGCCCTTTGAATTGGATTTGGCGCATAAGCAGCGCCTCTTCAGTGAACTTAGGAAGCTGCGGGATGCTGTACGGCGGCAGACCGGGCTCGCGTTACCGGAGCTTTCCATGGGCACGACGGATGATTTTCCCCAGGCCATTGCCGAAGGGGCGACCATGGTGCGGATCGGGACGCGGATTTTCGGCGAGCGCCCGACGCGGGTTGCGTCGTGA
- a CDS encoding pyridoxal phosphate-dependent aminotransferase — MHIAKKIRSIPPSATLAVNAKAQELTAQGKKIISLAVGEPDFPTPEHVRQAAKDALDEGFTRYTPVPGIPALRKTVAGYFAGIAGQDELPAEATMICNGGKHALYNLFQALLEPGDSVLIPAPYWVSYPPMVLLAEGKPTIIPSTPERRFLITPEDLERHAPQGARVLLLNSPSNPTGCHYSQDELDALIGWALERDIFVISDEIYDQLVYPPARPSSAVSWWVKFPDKVAVVNGLSKSMAMTGWRIGYVLAHPDLIKAMVRIQGQSTSNVCSITQKAALAALTGPMDSLREMRVAFQRRRDLALEKIASWPGVVCPKPDGAFYLFPRLDALFTKDRNDSAALCTYILERAGVALVPGVAFGDDRCVRFSYALDDETLVTALDLVRNALLDA; from the coding sequence ATGCATATCGCCAAAAAAATTCGCTCCATTCCACCGTCGGCCACCCTGGCCGTGAACGCCAAGGCTCAGGAACTGACGGCCCAAGGAAAAAAGATCATCAGCCTGGCCGTCGGCGAACCGGACTTTCCCACCCCCGAGCATGTCCGCCAAGCGGCCAAGGATGCCCTGGACGAGGGGTTCACCCGCTACACCCCGGTACCCGGCATTCCGGCCCTGCGCAAGACCGTGGCCGGCTACTTCGCCGGGATCGCCGGCCAGGACGAGCTGCCCGCCGAGGCGACCATGATCTGCAACGGCGGCAAGCATGCCCTGTACAACCTGTTCCAGGCCTTGCTGGAGCCCGGCGATTCGGTGCTGATTCCCGCGCCCTACTGGGTCAGTTATCCGCCCATGGTTCTGCTGGCCGAAGGCAAGCCGACCATCATCCCCTCCACGCCGGAGCGGCGCTTTCTGATCACCCCGGAAGACCTGGAGCGCCACGCCCCCCAAGGCGCCAGAGTACTCCTGCTCAATTCCCCCTCCAACCCCACGGGCTGCCACTATTCCCAGGACGAACTGGACGCCCTGATCGGCTGGGCCCTGGAGCGGGACATCTTCGTGATCTCCGATGAAATCTACGACCAACTGGTCTATCCGCCGGCCCGCCCCAGCAGCGCGGTCTCCTGGTGGGTCAAATTTCCGGACAAGGTCGCGGTGGTCAACGGTCTGTCCAAGTCCATGGCCATGACCGGCTGGCGGATCGGCTACGTCCTGGCCCACCCGGACCTGATCAAGGCCATGGTTCGCATCCAGGGTCAAAGCACGTCCAACGTCTGCTCCATCACCCAGAAGGCCGCCCTGGCCGCCCTGACCGGCCCCATGGACAGCCTCCGGGAGATGCGCGTCGCATTCCAGCGCCGCCGGGATCTGGCCCTGGAGAAGATCGCCTCCTGGCCCGGGGTGGTCTGCCCCAAGCCGGACGGGGCCTTCTACCTGTTCCCTCGGCTGGACGCCCTGTTCACCAAGGACCGAAACGATTCCGCGGCCTTGTGCACGTACATCCTGGAGCGGGCCGGCGTGGCCCTGGTCCCTGGAGTCGCTTTTGGCGACGATCGCTGCGTGCGCTTCTCCTACGCCCTGGACGATGAAACCCTGGTCACGGCCCTGGACCTGGTCCGGAACGCCCTGCTGGACGCGTAA
- a CDS encoding ATP-binding protein, with protein sequence MKTKITFGPRPFQPVKFLSWSSLVLILAVNLLLSVFIANSARQTMLEKNQEFAILLAENLNHQIFQRFTLPTVIGFGRIELRNPAQYERLDQIVLSTIHSFHVLEVRIYDFDHQIAYSTNQDLVGKTEAAGKAVRQALDPGVSSFELVSRVSSWWAMFSLELAPESFVLRTIYPLRAERGFDPVTGPGPIMGALEFTQDITDDYEAVLLFQLMILAASFASSLVLFSVLYLIIRRAAGTIAKRAEEKERLERELHQNEKLASMGRTVASIAHEIRNPLGIIRSTAELLMKRSQNREGAGDPQQTRLLKAIFDESLRLSQTVNDFLDYARPKAPNKTNVDLSHVLDQVLAFWEHEMAEKGVEVHRTDTAGLAVMGDKDLLYRAVYNILANALQAMNGPGAIHISTQKDSAGVTLTIRDTGPGIPVQLTDKILDPFFTTKEKGTGLGLSIVNSILRSHDARLELANHPQGGAEVRMFFPEGES encoded by the coding sequence TTGAAAACCAAGATCACCTTCGGCCCCAGGCCGTTTCAGCCCGTCAAATTCCTGTCATGGAGTTCGCTGGTCCTGATCCTGGCGGTGAACCTGCTGCTGTCCGTGTTCATCGCCAACTCCGCCCGCCAGACCATGCTGGAAAAGAACCAGGAGTTCGCCATTCTGTTGGCCGAAAACCTGAACCATCAGATTTTCCAGCGCTTCACCCTGCCCACGGTGATCGGCTTTGGTCGGATCGAGCTGCGCAATCCGGCCCAGTACGAGCGGCTGGACCAGATCGTGTTGTCCACGATCCACAGCTTCCACGTCCTGGAAGTCCGCATCTACGACTTCGACCACCAAATCGCCTACTCCACCAATCAGGATTTGGTGGGCAAGACCGAGGCCGCGGGCAAGGCCGTGCGGCAAGCCCTGGACCCGGGCGTTTCCAGTTTTGAGCTGGTCAGCCGCGTCTCTTCCTGGTGGGCCATGTTCTCCCTCGAACTGGCCCCGGAAAGCTTCGTTCTGCGGACCATCTACCCTTTGCGGGCCGAGCGCGGGTTCGACCCGGTGACCGGGCCGGGGCCGATCATGGGCGCACTGGAATTCACCCAGGACATCACCGACGACTACGAAGCCGTGCTCCTGTTTCAGCTTATGATCCTGGCCGCCTCCTTCGCCTCGTCCCTGGTGCTCTTCTCCGTGCTCTACCTGATCATTCGCCGGGCCGCCGGGACCATTGCCAAGCGGGCTGAAGAAAAGGAGCGTTTGGAGAGGGAACTGCACCAGAATGAAAAGCTAGCCAGCATGGGACGGACCGTGGCCAGCATCGCCCACGAGATCCGCAACCCCCTGGGCATCATCCGCAGCACGGCCGAACTGCTCATGAAGCGCTCCCAAAACCGCGAGGGAGCGGGAGATCCGCAGCAAACCCGCCTGCTCAAGGCGATTTTCGACGAGTCCCTGCGACTCTCCCAGACCGTGAACGACTTTCTGGACTATGCCCGGCCCAAGGCCCCGAACAAGACCAATGTCGACCTGTCCCATGTCCTGGACCAGGTCCTGGCCTTCTGGGAACACGAGATGGCCGAAAAAGGCGTGGAGGTCCACCGAACCGACACCGCCGGGCTGGCGGTCATGGGTGACAAGGACTTGCTCTACCGAGCCGTCTACAACATCCTGGCCAACGCCCTGCAAGCCATGAACGGCCCCGGGGCCATCCATATTTCCACGCAAAAAGATTCCGCGGGCGTCACGCTGACCATCCGGGACACCGGACCCGGGATCCCTGTGCAGCTCACGGACAAAATCCTGGACCCCTTCTTCACCACCAAGGAAAAAGGTACGGGGCTCGGCCTGTCCATCGTCAACAGCATCCTGCGCAGCCATGACGCCCGGCTCGAACTGGCCAACCATCCCCAGGGCGGCGCGGAAGTCCGAATGTTTTTTCCAGAAGGGGAGAGCTGA
- a CDS encoding sigma-54-dependent transcriptional regulator produces the protein MSNHVLVLDDEQNYLLLLETLLGDEGYTVTALQDPELALAYLEESEVDVIITDMKMPKMSGQDVLAHVQKNYPHIPVLIMTAYGSIDTAVVAMRHGAFDYITKPFANDEITLSVRKAAQLAQAQRRYSLLSENLEQRYGVHQIIGRSKAMRRVLDMVDRAAPSKSTVLITGESGTGKELIAKAIHFTSPRKKGPFISVNCMALNPGVLESELFGHEKGSFTGAVARKRGRFELAHGGTLFLDEIGELSQDLQVKLLRVLQERSFERVGGSELISVDIRIVTATNKDLQASIQSGAFREDLFYRLNVVQIPLPSLRERREDIPLLAAHFLKKFSEENAGHVKGFTADAIDYLTAYEWPGNVRQLENVVERCVVMAGDEMIRADDLPPEIKDEEAQFKSAVDLLPARLNLADTLEKIEAALIRRALVHTNFVQVKTADMLGISKSLLQYKLKKYKLTGN, from the coding sequence ATGTCCAACCACGTTCTCGTACTCGACGACGAACAAAACTATCTGCTGCTGCTGGAAACCCTGCTCGGCGACGAAGGCTACACCGTCACCGCTCTCCAGGACCCGGAACTGGCCTTGGCCTATCTGGAGGAATCCGAAGTGGACGTGATCATCACGGACATGAAGATGCCCAAGATGTCCGGCCAGGACGTGCTGGCCCACGTTCAGAAAAACTACCCGCACATTCCGGTGCTGATCATGACCGCCTACGGGTCCATCGATACCGCGGTGGTGGCCATGCGTCACGGAGCCTTCGACTACATCACCAAGCCCTTTGCCAACGATGAAATAACTCTCTCCGTGCGCAAGGCCGCGCAACTGGCCCAAGCTCAGCGCCGCTACAGCCTGCTTTCCGAGAACCTGGAGCAACGCTACGGCGTGCACCAGATCATTGGTCGGAGCAAGGCCATGCGGCGGGTTCTGGACATGGTCGACCGGGCCGCGCCCAGCAAGAGCACGGTCCTGATCACCGGGGAATCCGGGACCGGCAAGGAACTCATCGCCAAGGCCATCCATTTCACCTCCCCGCGCAAAAAAGGGCCGTTCATTTCCGTAAACTGCATGGCCCTGAACCCCGGAGTCCTGGAAAGCGAGCTGTTCGGCCATGAAAAAGGCTCCTTCACCGGAGCCGTGGCCCGCAAGCGCGGCCGCTTTGAACTGGCCCACGGGGGCACGCTGTTTTTGGATGAAATCGGCGAATTGTCCCAGGATTTGCAGGTCAAGCTCCTGCGCGTGCTCCAGGAGCGCAGCTTCGAGCGGGTGGGCGGATCCGAGCTCATCAGCGTGGACATCCGGATCGTCACGGCCACCAACAAGGACTTGCAGGCCTCGATCCAGTCCGGGGCGTTCCGCGAGGACCTCTTCTACCGCCTGAACGTGGTCCAGATCCCCCTGCCGTCTCTGCGGGAGCGCCGGGAGGACATCCCGCTGCTGGCGGCCCATTTTCTGAAAAAATTCTCCGAGGAAAATGCCGGGCACGTCAAAGGCTTCACCGCGGACGCCATCGACTATCTCACGGCCTACGAATGGCCGGGCAACGTCCGGCAACTGGAGAACGTGGTGGAGCGCTGCGTGGTCATGGCCGGGGACGAGATGATCCGGGCGGACGACCTGCCGCCCGAGATCAAGGACGAGGAGGCCCAGTTCAAAAGCGCCGTGGACCTGCTCCCGGCCCGTCTGAACCTGGCCGACACCCTGGAAAAAATCGAAGCCGCCCTGATCCGCCGCGCCCTGGTCCACACCAACTTCGTCCAGGTCAAAACCGCGGACATGCTCGGCATCTCCAAGAGCCTGTTGCAGTACAAGCTGAAGAAATACAAGTTGACGGGAAATTGA
- a CDS encoding type II toxin-antitoxin system VapC family toxin, translating to MTAKLLLDTHIVLWWLAGHPRLSASGCKQIKEATCLVSVASIWEVGIKYKLGKLHVAPRLLLASVREARMIVLPVSADHAATTVDLPLLHNDPFDRLLIAQARYEDVALLTADEHVGAYGDPVCMLC from the coding sequence ATGACGGCGAAGCTTTTGCTGGATACGCACATCGTTCTCTGGTGGCTTGCCGGGCATCCTCGGTTGAGCGCTTCCGGGTGCAAGCAGATCAAGGAAGCGACATGCTTGGTCAGTGTCGCCTCCATTTGGGAAGTCGGGATCAAATACAAGCTGGGCAAGCTCCATGTCGCGCCTCGTCTGTTGTTGGCGTCGGTTCGAGAAGCCCGGATGATTGTGTTACCCGTCTCCGCCGACCATGCAGCTACAACCGTCGATTTGCCTCTTCTTCATAATGATCCGTTTGACCGTCTCTTGATCGCCCAAGCCCGCTACGAGGACGTCGCCCTTTTGACGGCGGACGAGCATGTCGGCGCGTATGGCGATCCCGTTTGCATGCTTTGCTGA